The Hirundo rustica isolate bHirRus1 chromosome Z, bHirRus1.pri.v3, whole genome shotgun sequence genome contains the following window.
AGGTCATGCTCAGCAGGCAGAAAAACAGCTAAAAACTCTctatatgtgcatatataaataaaagaagggaATTAAAGGAGGAAGGGAATTAAAGGAATTACAGAAGATCGGGAATGATGCATgttatgtgttttttttaaacaacagtGTTTTGGGAAAATCTCCACCTTAAACCATCACGTTATTTCAGGAATAAAGTCCAAACCCTCCAGCTTTAGCCTGCAGCCTTGATAGTCTGAGGCTAACCAAGCTTCCAAGCAAATGAGGGAAAATTGCTCCCTTCCAGTAACTTACACTGGCAGAGCGCTCGGTTTTCCTTCAGCGAGCGCTCATTGGGAGGTTGCTTCTGTATTTTACAGCTCTTCCCAGGCAAAGTGACcgtggagaggagcaggagcagccggAGGGAAGGGCACCAtgcccttccccatcccccGTGTCCAGAGGGGACAGAAATCCGCGGTCTCCATCCCAGGGCACTGCCACCGAACGACGTCATCGCCTTCCCAGCGGCTTTAACGTCATTAGCTGCACACGTTTGGTGtggagaagagaaacaaaatacaggATTTCCTGTCCTGCAGCCACCGGACCGGGCTGCAGATGCCGGCAGGATTCCAGCGCTCCGAAAACATGTGGAAGCTGAACGAGGAGGCGCTGGGATTGCTGAGAAAACCAGCgggaaataaaagcaggacgcgggctgctcctgctctctaGCACGGCTATGACCCCCCCGGAGCATGGGAAGCACAGGAAGGTGAGTGgcatttctgctctttccttcAGGAGACTGAAACTGGCGCAGTTTTAGCAACTTCACCACTTCTTTGTAGCTCTGCGAGAGATGGTATCGGGCAGGAGCTGGCGCAACATCCTCAGCCGCTTCTGATGTGCCCACAAATTTGTCCCCGGGGGTGGGTGAGGGGAGCCAGTGCCCGGGGCAGGCTGTGGTGTGGGGTTGGACATGGGGAGAAGCTGTTTTAGcgaaaaaaaacaaccaaaaaacccttgATTTTGACCTTGCTGACAGAGGCTGCCGTAACCGACCAGCTCTATTTACGCATTTCCTATTAGTGCCTagattaaacaaacaaactcctTGCTTACAACCCCCGTGCCAGAAAACTCCGCTACTTAAACCAAGACCTCATTTCAAGCCGTAAGTggatttgttattatttttaaattattttcccaagCCTGCTTTTCCCTCCAGCATCCCAGCGCTGAAGGGAGGCAGCTCGGCCCCCACCCCTCAGCTCGGAGGGCTCTCCCCAGCCATCCCTGGAGTTCAGCTTTAGCCTGAGCTGTCCAAGCAGCCCATGGAAAAGATGAGGGCGAGTTTGCCGATGGATCGGGAGCTGTAAGTGCAGGAACACCCCGGTGGTGTGTGGGGCTGGGTGTGGCACGGGCTGATTCACAGGAGCCGGGCGGTTTCCAGCACTGACAGCCACAGTCGCCTCCAGGAACACTCCAAAAACCAGCCCCGGGTGCTCCAAGAGCTACCTTGGCCTCCTAATTAATTGCAGAGTTGTTTGATGCTTAATGAATGGCGGGGCTGCCTCCACAGTCGGCGCTCTGACTCCCCGGGCACTCATATTGGGCTCCCTTTTGGAATTCCAGCTGATTAAAACTCAGctttgccaaaaaaaccccacttcccGCTCCCGCCCGTGTTTAAATCCATGCATGgatgaaacatgaaaataatcAAAGAATGGCAGGAATATTTTATAGAAGATTTATGAAGGCCATGAACAAAACTCCGGGCAGAGCCCGCAGGAGCGTCTGTGTCCTGACACCACCAGCAAAGCAGGGGGAAGCTGGAGGGGCAAagggaaaactggaaaacaatAGAAAATATACAACTCCACCTTCCCAGGAATTGTTGTAGTGAACAAGCCTGGCCTGACCGCACCTCAGGTGGGGATCCCTGTCGCTTTCCTGCCAGTGCCCTCCAAAGCGCTGCCAACCCAAAGCTCCCGCGCTCCCAGGGAGAGACaaaaacatggagaaaacaAGCAGGGAGGCTCCCTGTGGAAGAGGTGTAGGATTTGGGCTGAGCTGTGTGACGGGGACAGCAGGGGTGCTCCATGACCCTTTCCATGAGCCCAGACCAATGTCACCTCTGTCACTGGACAGCCGTGACAGGAGGTGGGAACAGCTGCATTCCCCGGCAGTTCTCCCTCTCCGTTTTCTGCAGGGATGTGAAGACAAGTCCCACCAGCCTTTCCCTTGGGTGGGAAGTTTTAAACAGACTGAGTGCAAAGGGCACAAGCCCCTCATGGATTTTTGGGCAGGTGAGGAGCACAGGGATACTGCAGGGACCCAAGGAGCTGTTTCCCGGTATTCCCTCAGCACAGatgtcccctctcccctgcctttccctggggCAACTGCAAACCTCTGGCACGGTCGGCAACCGAGAGGCGCCCTCACTCAGCAGCCCCAGTTCCACTGGAAAAACACGGAAAAGCAAGAAGGCAGATTGGGAAAGGCTCTTTTTGGAAAGCAGGGTGTGAGCACTGACCCTGCTCCATCAGAGGGGAGGGTGAGGGGCTGacagctgaggggctggggctctattttagatatttatcagcacataaaaatataaaatatctaaGATGATGATTTTCTCCTGAACCACCAAAAAGCCGACcaggtgaggaggagcaggatggaggagaCTTCATCCTGTACCTTGAAGCATTGGGATGGTTTTGCTCCTGGAAATCCACCCCTGTGACAAACACCAGGCTCCAGGAAACAGCACTGTGGCTGCTTCTTAATTAATTACCGCTGATGAGGGTctgggtgacagtgacaggaggtgctgagggctctgccagccccagctccaggcagggaagggcagggcagggcaggccgCCCGCCTTTCACAGGCTCCACTTCCAAGGGGAAAATCCCACTGTTTGTTACAGAggatgctgcagcccctgggtttgtatcctgctgctgccaaatcCCCTCTTCCCAGAAGAACTGATTCTTTCCCATGGGATCTGCCCATGGATGGCAGAATCCGTCACctctccagagagcagcaggagagcctGAACTCCCTGTGACCCGCTAATAAATCCCCTCAGCActgggtgagctgggatgggTAACTGGAGGAGAGGAATCTCTACTTTGACTAGAAGGGAGTTGTATTTATCTCCCTGTATGTCCTGAGCAGTGGCTGAAGGataattcctgctgctgagggataattcctgctgctccagcacgaTGCCTGCACAATGTGCCGGGAGTGCTGAAATTAAGTTAGCAGGACCAGCAGAGCAACTGGCGTGTGTTTGGCCAGTTATTAACTTATAAATCCAGCCTTAACTCTGGAGCCAGAGCTGATGGATCTGTCTGCAGCGCTCCTCTGGCCTCAGCTGCCTGGGGATGTTAATGATTGCCTCTGCTGCGGATTCACATCAGATCCCTGCATGGATCTGCAAGGACAGTGCCTAAATCCATCTCAAATCCCTATTTATTTACAGTCCAGCTGAAATTGCTTGTAGATGTAGAGCAGCAATTCAACAGGGTGTGATGGAAAATTTGATGGGAAAAAAGAGTGGTCCTGGAAaacctggggagctgcagcagctctgtggcaaTCAAGAGATGGATGTTACAGAGCTCAGGGTATTCAGTGTAATTGGGGCATCTCACGAGATCCCGCAGAGCATCTCTGCAAGGAGAGGGTGGAGGATGCCTGGAATCACTCCCTGGGTGTGGAGTGACCCTTCCCACCACACACATTGACTTACACACACATATCTACACAAAACTGACTCTTCTGTCCTAAAGAACCCTTACCCCATGGAGAGATTTTGTCTTTACAGCATCTTTTCACCCACTCCAGAACCCCTCCCTGTGCCGTGACCGCCCCATGAGTGAAGAGACCCGGCCAGGATGGAGAGCAACGCGTCCTCCGGGAACTGTTCCGACCCCCAGATGTCCTTCCAGTCCACCCTCTACGCCACCACCTACACCCTCATCTTCATCCCGGGGCTCCTGGCCAACAGCGCTGCCCTGTGGGTCCTGTGCCGCTTCCtcagcaggaagagcaaagcCGTCATCTTCATGATCAACCTGGCCGTGGCCGACCTGGCCCACGTCCTCTCGCTGCCCCTGCGGACCTACTACTACATCAACCACACCTGGCCCTTCGGGAGCTTCCTGTGCCAGGTGTGCTTCTACCTGAAGTACCTCAACATGTACGCCAGCATCTGCTTCCTCAGCTGCATCAGCGTCCAGCGGtacctgttcctgctgcaccccTTCCGAGCCAAGGGCTGGAAGCGCCGCTACGACGTGGCCATCAGCGCCCTGGTCTGGCTCGTCGTGGGGGCCGCCTGCCTGCCCCTCATCATCGTCAggagcccagccctgtccagctccATCAACAGCTGCTTCTCGGACCTGGGCGTGAAGCAGCTCAGCCCGGGGGCCGCCATCGCGCTGGTGACGGTGGCGGAGCTGTTCGGCTTCGTCATCCCCTTCGGCACCATCGCCTGGTGCACGTGGAGGATGTGGCATTCCCTGCGGGACGGCCCCACGGCGCTGCAGGACGCCGGCGAGAAGCGGAAGGCGCTGAGGATGGTGCTCATGTGCGCCGCCGTCTTCTTCATCTGCTTCACCCCCTACCACATCAACTTCCCCTTCTTCATGATGGTGATTGAGAACGTCATCCGGGACTGCGCCGTGCACCGGAGCACGCTGCGCTTCCACCCCATCTCCCTGTGCCTGGCCAGCCTCAACTGCTGCCTGGACCCCGTCCTCTACTACTTCATGACCTCCGAGTTCCAGGCGCAGCTGCTGCGCCACGGCTGCGTGGCGCTGAGAGCCCGGCTCCCGCCCCGCCGGAGCAGCGCCTCCGGCACCGACACCGCCCACGACATCCGCGTCAGGAAGAGGAATCTCCCTCGCCTCAAGTTCTGGTCTCTTCCCAAGTTCTTCGGCCAAATAAACAGCATGGACATCCCCACCGTGCCTCCcgatgagctgctgctggagtccaTCTCCTGAGCATCAGCCAGCTCTGTCCATGCAGAGGCTTCTCAGAGCTGTGGTCAGGACTGCTCTACGCTCCAAATCCGTCTGGAAATTGTCCTTGTGTGCCGCAGATGCCGGGACCTGATCCATAAGGACGTTGTGACACCAAAAGATTTGCTGGTGGcgttgctgctgctggggactgTTGTCTTCTCTCCCCTCAAAAGCCATTGTTGATGCCAATGTTCCTCCTGCGCTGACCTGCACTGGGTTCAGGCGCCTCGTTTTGGGTGTTTCAGTGCTTCTGCATGTTTGCCATTTTTGGGAATCCTTCTGAACCTTGAGCCGTGAGTGAGAGGCCTGGCCTCggcacagctctggggcttTCAGCCCAGATCCTGGGTACCTACAGCCACCACCACCTGGAGCATCCACCATGCTCGCGCGGGGATCAGGACACTTCATTATCTCCACGTAAACTGAACCTTTTTCCACTACAAAAATCCAATACCTGTGTCTGGTCCAGCCTAATCTGGACTGCAAGACTGTAACCAGGCAGAGATTTTAACCTGTACCACATCAGTGTTACAAGGGAGGGCTCAGAGGAACTGGGCTCAGCTCACGCTGCTGGGAAAAGCacccagagctgagcagaaggATCCACCTGGCTCCTGGGAGCCACAGGTGCTCCGCTGATTATAGGGGATCAATACTTGGAAGACAAATTGTGATTGCTCTTCCGCAAGCAAAGAGGGAGATGTGACACCTCCCGGGGCACGTGAACTCACAGAGCTCTGGCGCGAGCTGCAGAAATAggaagttgtccttggtgtctCTTGTGTTGTTACTGGGAGTCTTGTCTTGTTTGTCGTGTTGCTGACGTGTGTGGTTGCGCATGAAGGTCTTATCCAAaccttcagttttgctttcaacaCCAGAAACCATCCTGGCCCTCACCGGGTACTGAGAAAATTTACAAAGCTGACTCCAGCACACCCTGAAGGCTTCAAACTCcgaggaaataaaattatcccAATGTGCATTTGAGCCTCAGGAGCATTATTTTAAGTGCTTGGGAATATTCTCATTATGCCCCACATCTGCTCTCAGCGCAGGGACACAGTTTGGGGGGGACACCCCAATTTGGGGCACAGAAAAGCCTCTGAAGAGTGGCCAGTGCAGGGGTTCTGAGGTCTCCTCCTCCCAAAAAACCTCCAGGGAATTTTTAAAGTAGGCAGAGAGGGATTGAtagaaaacagcttttcccaTGATTGGATGCACATTTCCACCCCGTGCAGTGTTTCTGGGAAGCACAGAATGGATGCTGAGGCTGGATGGGGGAGACCAGATGGGAGATGCGGACAAACTGGAGGAATTTGCTTTGGTTCCTAAAGTGTGCCAGAGACAGGCAGAAAACTCCGGGAGCAGGCAGAAAAGCCAAAAGCCGCTGCCCTGGGGCTCATTCTGTCCCaaatctcctcctcctctcattaaaaaatataaataacaaaagGCAATGTTCTCCTTGTTTGCTTggggggggaggaaggaaaaaaaaaaaaaaaaaaaaaaaaaaaaaaaaaaaaaaaaaaaggagcttcCAGGActggaaaaatgctgtttcagaTGGCCCAAACCCAGCAGAGTGTGGAGGCAAAACAGGAAACCCAGGAAAACCTCACCGATGCCGGGACTGGCTCCGGGCAGCTCCCACAGAGAAGCCACACCAGCAGGAACTTCACCAGGACTGTGGCTTTTCCCGGCTGTTTTGGGAATGGCACAACCccgaggagctgggctggacaTCCAGGTGGCCCTGAATGACCACGGACAGGTCAGTTATAAGCTTCCCTGAGCAACAGCAAATCCTGGATTGTGGCTCCAACTTTactggcagcaccagctccaggtTTCCCAGGAGCTGCGGGTCCCACTGGGAATTTGCCGGTTTGCTTTCAGATTGCTTTTCTGACATTTCTGCAACACAGCTCGCCCCTTCCAAACAGAGAACAGggaaaagcaaaccccaaactctCACTAGTGTCACACGGAGACCCAACAGCAAACCCtcccccaggctgtccctgcctcaggaatgggaaatacagcagaaaaatcccTTGCTGGGTTGGACACTCTGGGCAACAAGGATTTTGCTGGGTTTTCTGTAAATCAGCCCCTGAAGAAACATCCTTTTCCAGTACAAATTGTGCTTCCTGCTCTTCCAATGCCTCTTGTTTCATCAGTCGTAGGAtcatcatggaatggtttgggctgggagggaccttaaagctcatcccaccccctgccatggtcagggacaatttccactgtcccaggttgctccaagccccatccaacctggccttggacacttccagggatccaggggcagccacagctcctctgggcaccctgtgccagggccttcccaccctcacagggaacaatttttttcccaagatcccatctaAACCTACGCTTACATATCCCTAAAATTATGTAGTACTTGGGAGTATCCAAGCTGTCCCTTGCACGACACTTTTTAGGGCCccacagggagggaggagagctgcttttctccttgctAAAAATACCTTTATCCTCCCTCCATGACCACATGCTCCCAGTCCAGCCCCGAAGTGACTTTGCCTCTGGAAAACCACTCAGCCTCTGTGGAGCCCTCACAGTCGAGCCTCTCCTGATTTTTGGCAGCACTGCTGGCGAGGGGCAGCTTCTCCACCCACCCACCTCGTGCTGGAGAGAGGAAGTGCTGTCCCTGGCAAAGGAACAAACGCCAACAGCTCCAATCctgagcacagctccagcacgcTGGAAGCGAATTTTGCTGCCTCAAACCCAGGCGAGCCAGGGAGTGGCTCTCCAAGCCAGGGAGCCGTTTTCCAGACAGCCATGATTTCATCAGACCCCAATCCAATTTTTCTATTCAGCCAGCAACACCCTGCAAAAGCCCAAGTGTGGGGTGTGGTGGGACAGCACCGTGGGACAGCCCCAGGTGTGTCCACCACCCCTCCCATGCTCCAGGGTCCAGTTCAGGGCACAGGGGAGAGGATTTGGGAATTCTGTGTGGATGCCATGGCAGCGTTCAGCACTGGGAGGGTGCTCAGCATTCCAGGGAACAGCCAAAGCCTCATCCCTGCGCAGCCAGCACGTCCTTCCCGGCAGACGCTGCCACGCCATcgcccagccctgctccttttGCAGGGATTCTTTGGC
Protein-coding sequences here:
- the LOC120765936 gene encoding putative P2Y purinoceptor 10, encoding MESNASSGNCSDPQMSFQSTLYATTYTLIFIPGLLANSAALWVLCRFLSRKSKAVIFMINLAVADLAHVLSLPLRTYYYINHTWPFGSFLCQVCFYLKYLNMYASICFLSCISVQRYLFLLHPFRAKGWKRRYDVAISALVWLVVGAACLPLIIVRSPALSSSINSCFSDLGVKQLSPGAAIALVTVAELFGFVIPFGTIAWCTWRMWHSLRDGPTALQDAGEKRKALRMVLMCAAVFFICFTPYHINFPFFMMVIENVIRDCAVHRSTLRFHPISLCLASLNCCLDPVLYYFMTSEFQAQLLRHGCVALRARLPPRRSSASGTDTAHDIRVRKRNLPRLKFWSLPKFFGQINSMDIPTVPPDELLLESIS